The Chryseobacterium glaciei DNA window TAATAAGATCTGCAACCTCTGTAGCTGCAAATTACAGAGCCGTTGCAAGAGCTAGATCTGAAAAAGAAAGGTTTGCTAAAATCTGTATTGTAGTTGAAGAAATTGATGAAACTCAACTTTGGTTAGAAATTATTGAAGAAATGAGATATTTAGATTCTGAAAATATTTTACATTTAAAATCAGAATGTGAAGAACTTGTAAAAGTAATGACAACTTATAAATTTAAATTATCTCAAAATAAAACAGCATAATATTATTACTCATTACCAATTACTCATTACCTATATTAAAATATGCACGAACAGTTCAATTTTGCCATAGAAGTACTCGGAACGATTTCCTTTTCGATGTCGGGAAGTTTTGCAGCGATGCAAAAACGTCTTGATCCATTCGGTGTGCTTATTATTGCCTTCGTAACTTCGGTTGGAGGCGGAACTGTGAGAGATTTATTATTAGACATTCCGGTTTTCTGGATGCACGATCTTTTGACTTGTGCTGTGATTATCATTACAAGTATTTTTTCAATGATATTTAAATCTTTGGAGAAAAATTTTAAGGTTACTCTATTTATTTTTGATAGTTTCGGATTGGGATTGTTTACCATAATCGGAGTTCAGAAAGGTTTGAATGCGGATATCCATCCTTTAATATGTATCGGACTTGGAACAATTACCGGCTGTTTCGGAGGTATAATTCGGGACATTTTGCTGAATAGAATTCCATTGATCTTTAGAAAAGAAATTTATGCTACAGCTTGTATTGTCGGAGGTTCTGCATTTTTATTAATGACAAAATTCACGAATCTTTCTTATACTTTTATTCAGATTTTCACCATTTTATTAATTGTAGGCATCAGAACGTTAGCTGTAAAATATCATTGGCAAATTCCCAAATTTTATGGGCATGATCATAGTTCGGAAATGTAATTGCGTACTAAAACCATTAAGATTTTAATTAAGAAGTGAAGAATATTAAGAAATTCATTTCTCAAAATGAAAGAACAGCGCAAGCGGAGCGAGCGTCAAAGCAGATAGTATTAGTGATGTCACGAAACATATTAAAATCAATTATTCAAAATAATAAATGCACTTGAAAAAATCAAGTGCATTTATATTTATAAGCAAATTCTCAATTAGAATTTCCCTCTTTGTCTCATATGAGGATTGTGAATGTGTTTTTGCATTGTAGGCATTTTCAACTGATCTTTCATCATTTTGATCTGATCCGTCATCATTCCTGCAGTGTCCAATCTTTTCGCTTCTTCCAATAGCTTTTGACCTTCCTGTTTTCTACCTTTTGAGATCGCTCCAGCAGCAAGATTTAATGTTGCCATTGCTCTGTCGTGTTTCATGTTTAAACCATATTCCAATGCTTTTTTCATTAAAGGTTCCACTTTTGTAGGGTGGTCCTGAGCTAATGTCAAACCTTGTAAATAATGGAAATATCCATACTGAGATTTGTGAAGCTGACTCTGATAATTGGTAATACCAGTTAAATAGTTTGCTGCTTTCTGCATATTCTGTTTTCTTAATTGCCAGAATGCCAAAAGGATATATTCATTTTTAAGGAAAAGAAAAATAGGCAATGCCGCCAGAAGAAATATTACAATTCCCCATCCTAAACTTCTTGTAAAGATCATCAGATAAAGACCTGATATAATAAGAAGAGCTGCAATTACAATTTTTATGTACTTATTCATTATTAAAATTTAGAAGTGCAAAGATAAATAATTTAGAGGTTAGAAGCTAGAAGTTAGAGCCTAGAATTTCTATAACTATTCACTCTTAATTTTCTCAAATGTCTGAAAATAGAAATCATATTGATTTTTTTCATCTTTTTCATGAAATACTTCTTCTGTTTTTTTCCAAACCTTAGCATCAATTTTAGGGAAATAAGTATCGGCTTCCAAATCGGCTTTCACTAGAGTAACTTCTAATTTATCTGCCAAATCTATCGTTTGCTCATAAATATTTCCGCCACCGATGATGAAAACATTTTCATCAATTTTCTTAGCGAATTTTACAGCTTCTTTAATGCTTCCAACAATTAAAATCCCTTCTTCAAACCAGTTTTTCTTTTTTGAAATAACAATATTAGTACGATTAGGAAGAGGTTTCCCGATACTTTCATATGTTTTTCTTCCCATAATAATTGGATGTTCCGAGGTAAGATCCTTAAAATGTTTTAAATCTTTTGGAAGATGCCAAAGCAACTGATTATTAAAACCAATCTCATTCTTCTCTCCCATTGCCACCACTATTGTTGTCATTAAAATAATTTTCTGCAAAATTAGCACATAATTTGTATATTTGGTTAGCACAAAAAATATTTAAAAAAATTAAACTATGAAAAATAAAGGTTGCCTGAGCGCCGGAACGATCGGTATTGCTCTTCTTATTATTGTTGCTGTTCTATTCTTTTGGGGAAAGAGCGGGTATAATAACTTCGTTACCAAAGAACAAACGGTAAATACAAAATGGTCTAACGTGGAGACTGTGTATCAAAAAAGAGCCAATCTTATCCCGAATCTGGAGAGAACAGTAAAATCGTATTCAAAATTTGAGCAGGAAACATTAACGAAAGTTGTTGAAGCACGTTCTAAAGCGACTTCTATCAACATCGACCCTACGAATATGACTGAAGCTGATATGGCTAAATTCCAAGCAGCACAAGGAGAATTATCCGGATCATTAAGCAGATTGATGGCCGTTGTAGAGTCTTATCCAAACTTAAAGGCAGATCAACAATATATCAATTTCCAAAGAGAATATACTGCGATTGAAAACAGTATCAGATCTGAAACGGTTTACTATAATGAATCGGCTCAGGATTACAATACTTCGATCAAAACTTTCCCAAATAATATTTTGGCGAATTTTACCAACTTTAAAGAAAAACCTTACTTCAAAGCTGAAGCAGGAGCTCAAAAAGCACCAGACGCATTCAAAGAATAATGGGTAATTTCTTAACAGATCAGCAAATAGCTTCCCTCGTGGAAGCTATTCAATCAGCAGAGAAACATTCTACAGGCGAGATTAGAGTGCATATAGACTCTACAACCGAAGATCAGAATGCAAAAACGGCATTTGAAGTTTTCAAAAAGCTTTGTCAGAATAAAACTGTCGAGAGGAATGCTGTGCTTTTTCATGTCAATTTCGAAAAAAAATATCTTACCATTATTGGCGATGTTGGAATTCATGATAAAGTATATCAATCTTTTTGGGATCATCTGCACGATTATATTACGTCTGAATTTGCGAAAGGAAATTATCACAAGGCATTAAAAAGTGCCATTCTGGAAACAGGTATTGAGTTAAAAAAACATTTTCCCGTAAAAGGAGAAAACCCCAACCA harbors:
- a CDS encoding four helix bundle protein yields the protein MDFNQKFRDRTKNFSISIIKSLSSLPYSDGLSIIRKQIIRSATSVAANYRAVARARSEKERFAKICIVVEEIDETQLWLEIIEEMRYLDSENILHLKSECEELVKVMTTYKFKLSQNKTA
- a CDS encoding trimeric intracellular cation channel family protein, giving the protein MHEQFNFAIEVLGTISFSMSGSFAAMQKRLDPFGVLIIAFVTSVGGGTVRDLLLDIPVFWMHDLLTCAVIIITSIFSMIFKSLEKNFKVTLFIFDSFGLGLFTIIGVQKGLNADIHPLICIGLGTITGCFGGIIRDILLNRIPLIFRKEIYATACIVGGSAFLLMTKFTNLSYTFIQIFTILLIVGIRTLAVKYHWQIPKFYGHDHSSEM
- a CDS encoding dihydrofolate reductase; the encoded protein is MTTIVVAMGEKNEIGFNNQLLWHLPKDLKHFKDLTSEHPIIMGRKTYESIGKPLPNRTNIVISKKKNWFEEGILIVGSIKEAVKFAKKIDENVFIIGGGNIYEQTIDLADKLEVTLVKADLEADTYFPKIDAKVWKKTEEVFHEKDEKNQYDFYFQTFEKIKSE
- a CDS encoding LemA family protein, which gives rise to MKNKGCLSAGTIGIALLIIVAVLFFWGKSGYNNFVTKEQTVNTKWSNVETVYQKRANLIPNLERTVKSYSKFEQETLTKVVEARSKATSINIDPTNMTEADMAKFQAAQGELSGSLSRLMAVVESYPNLKADQQYINFQREYTAIENSIRSETVYYNESAQDYNTSIKTFPNNILANFTNFKEKPYFKAEAGAQKAPDAFKE
- a CDS encoding TPM domain-containing protein encodes the protein MGNFLTDQQIASLVEAIQSAEKHSTGEIRVHIDSTTEDQNAKTAFEVFKKLCQNKTVERNAVLFHVNFEKKYLTIIGDVGIHDKVYQSFWDHLHDYITSEFAKGNYHKALKSAILETGIELKKHFPVKGENPNQLSNEITFS